The Palleronia sp. THAF1 genome contains the following window.
CGCCGTGCCGCGCCTGCTGTCACGCCATCAGGACAAGCCGCATGACCATCCGATGCAGACGGTCATGCGCGAAGCCTTGGCTGAACCTTCAAGAACAGGCCGGCGCGGGGGCCGCGCCGGGCGCTTTTCGCAAAGCTGAAGATCAGCGCGAGAGCTGAGAGGCCTCGCGCGCCAGATCGGCGATACCGTCCCAATCCCCTGCAGCGACCTTGTCCGCCGGGGCGACCCAGGATCCGCCGACGCACAATGTGTTCGACAGACCAAGGTAGTCCGGCGCGTTCTTCAGGCTGACGCCCCCCGTCGGGCAAAACATGATCTGCGGCAGCGGTGCGCCGATGGCCTTCAACGCGGGCGCGCCGCCGTTTGCCTCTGCGGGGAAGAACTTCTGCACGGAATACCCCCGCTCCAGCAGCGCCATCGCCTCGGTCGAGGTCGCGGCCCCCGGTAGCATGGGCAGATCGGCCTCTTCCGCCGCAGTCAGCAAACGGTCGGTCATACCCGGCGACACGCCGAAGGTTGCGCCTGCCTCGATCGCGCGGGACACGTCATCGGGCGTCAGCAAGGTGCCTGCGCCCACGTGGCCGCCTTCGACCTGCGCCATCTCTGCGATGACCTCCAGCGCGGCAGGTGTACGCAGCGTGACTTCCAGAACCGGCAACCCGCCCCGCACCAGCGCCTCTGCCAATGGCTTGGCGTGGGCCGCGTCGTGCACGACGAGGACGGGGATCACGGGGGCAAGGCGGCACAGCTTTTCGGTTTGCTGACTGGCGGCGAGAGGGGTCATGGGCGGGCTCCTTGGCGGATGTCGATGGGTATTTGGAAAAAGCAAAGATCAGACGACGACACCCGCACCCTGGCTGGCGAGGCCCGCGTTCTGGCGGAAGACCTCGAACATCTCGCGTCCGATGCCGAAGCTGTTGGCAGACAGGTCGCGGGTGACGGCGGTGCGGGCATCAAGATCGACGCCAAGTGCGTCGATGGTGCCGTTCGTGGCGTCCACGCGGATCACGTCGCCGTCTTGCAGCTTGGCGATGGGACCACCGTGCGCGGCCTCGGGCGACAGATGGATGGCCGCAGGCACCTTGCCGGACGCGCCGGACATACGGCCATCCGTGACCAGCGCCACGCGCAGGCCGCGATCCTGCAACACGGCCAGCATAGGCGTCAGAGAATGCAGCTCCGGCATACCGTTCGCGGAAGGACCCTGGAAGCGGACGACGACGATGGTGTCTTCGGTGAATTCGCCATTCTTGAAGGCCGCCTTTACGCTCTCCTGATCCTCGAAAATGCGACAGGGCGCTTCGATCACGTGATACTGCTCTTTCACCGCAGAGACCTTCATCGCCGCGCGGCCCAGATTGCCCTGCAAGTCCGCAAGGCCGCCGGTCTTCTGGAAGGGATCGCCCACGGGACGCAGGATCTTGTCATTCTGCGTCTCACGCGGGGCGTCCTGCCATTTGACGCGGTCATCATCGAGCTTCGGCTCTTGCGTGTAGGCGCCCAAGCCCTGCCCCATGACAGTCGTCGTGTCGGCATGCAACAGACCCGCGTCCAGCAACTCGCCGATCATGTAGGTCAGGCCACCGGCGGCGTGGAAGTGGTTCACGTCGGCCAGACCGTTCGGATAGACCTTCGCCATTTGCGGCGTGGCGGCAGAAATATCCGCGAAGTCCTCCAAATCGAGGATAACGCCCGCGGCGCGCGCCATCGCAGGTAGGTGGATCAGCAGGTTGGTCGAGCCGCCCGTCGCCATCAGTCCCACGATGCCGTTCACAAAGGCCTTTTCGTCCAGCACCTGCCCGGCAGGGCGGTAGTCGTTGCCCAAAGCGGTCATCTGTGCAGCACGCTCGGTCCCCGCGACCGTCAGCGCATCGCGCAGCGGCGTGTTGGGGTTCACGAAGGACGCGCCCGGCAGGTGCAGGCCCATGAACTCCATCAGCATCTGGTTGGAATTGGCGGTGCCGTAGAAGGTGCAGGTACCCGGGCCGTGGTAGCTTTCCATTTCGGCCTTCATCAGCGCGTCGCGACCCACTTCACCGGCGGCGAACTGCTGGCGCACACGGGCCTTTTCGTCGTTCGGCAGGCCGCTGGTCATAGGGCCTGCGGGCAGGAAGATCGCCGGAATGTGGCTGAAGGTCGCCGCAGCGATTACCAGGCCCGGCACGATCTTGTCGCAGACGCCCAGGTAGATCGCCGCGTCGAAGGTGTTGTGGCTAAGCGCCACGCCCGCCGCCAAGGCGATCACATCGCGCGAGAACAGCGACAACTCCATCCCCGGCTGGCCCTGCGTGACCCCGTCACACATCGCAGGCACGCCGCCCGCGACCTGCGCCGTGGCCCCGGCCGCCCGTGCGGCGTCCTTGATTTGCTGGGGGAACCGCTCGAACGGCTGATGCGCCGACAGCATGTCATTGTACGCCGTAACGATGCCAAGGTTCGGCTGCCGCCCCTCGGCCAGCGTGTCCTTATCGCCGCCCATCGCGGCATAGGCGTGGGCCTGATTGCCGCATGTCAGGTGCGCGCGCGCCGGCCCCGCCTCTGCCGCGCGGGCCATGCGGTCCATATAGGGGCCGCGTGTGTCCTTCGAGCGGGCGACGATGCGGTCGGTGACGCGGGCGATGGTGTCGTGCAGGGGCATAAGGCTCTCCGGCGAAATGGCGTGTCCAATCTCGGCTAGCATAGGCCCGTTAGCGATACCAGACCACGCAGCCGGGCCTTTCCAGTCGCGCGCAACACGGATAGGGCAGAGCCATGACAGAGCGCCCAGTAATCCGCCTTCTTCCCAAGATGAAACCGCAGGCCATCCGCCACGGCTTTCCATGGGTCTACGCAAACGAGGTCGTGCTCGACCGCCGCACCAAGGGGGTCGACCCCGGTGCGCTGGCCGTGCTGGAGGATGCCGAGCGGCGGCCCATGGGCGTGGTCGCGGCCAACCCCGGATCGAAGATCATCGGCCGGATGCTGGATTTCGACCCGGATGCGGTGATCGACGAAGGCTGGCTGCGCCTGCGCGTCGCCCGCGCTCTGGCCCATCGAGAGCGCCTGTACGACGCCCCCTTCTACCGCCTGATCCACGCCGAATCCGATGGGCTGCCCGGCGTCATCGTGGACCGGTTCGGCGACACGGTGGTGATCCAGCCCAACGCGGCTTGGGCAGAGGTGCTGCTGGAGCCGCTGGTTGCCGCAGTGATGGCCGAAACCGGTGCGACGACGGTGGTGAAAAGCGCATCAGGCCGCGCGCGCGGGCTTGAAGGTCTGGACGACGTGGACGCGGTGCTTCGCGGTTCGTTGAGCGGTCCGGTATCCGTTCCGATGAACGGCGCAACCTACATGGCCGATCTGGAAGGCGGGCAGAAGACGGGTCTCTTTTTCGATCAACGCGACAACCACGCCTTCGTCGCCCGGCTGTGCAAGGGCGCGCGGGTGCTCGACGTGTTTTCTCACGTGGGTGGCTTCGCACTGGCGGCACTGGCGGCGGGCGCGGATCACGCGCTGGCAGTGGACGGATCGGCCCCGGCGCTTGCCTTGGCCGAGGACGGCGCAAAGGCATCGGGCCTCGCCGAGCGATTCGAGACGCGCAAGGGCGACGCCTTCACCACGCTGGAAGCCTTGGCCGAGGAAGGCGCTCAATTCGATATGGTCGTCTGCGACCCGCCCGCCTTCGCGCCGAACAAGGGCGCGCGCGATGCCGGGTTGCGCGCCTACGAGCGGATCGCCCGCCTCGCCGCCCCTCTGGTGGCCGCAAATGGCTATCTGACGCTCTGCTCCTGCTCGCACGCCGCCGATCTGGCCTCTTTCCGCAACGCCAGTGCGCGGGGTATCGGACGTGCGGGGCGGAAAGGGCAGATCGTCTACACCGGGCAGGCCGGTCCCGACCATCCGTTGCTGCCGCAGCTGGCCGAAAGCGGATATCTGAAGGCGTTGGTCTTTCGGTTGTGAAGGTCTTTCTGGATGCCTGCGTCCTTTACCCGACCGTCCTGCGCGAGATCCTGACGGGCTGTGCTGCCGCCGGGCTGTTCCAAGCGCAATGGTCACCGCGCGTGCTGGAGGAATGGGCGCGCGCGGCGGCACGGCTTGGGCCTGAAGGTGAGCGGATTGCACGGACAGAGATCGCGCTTCTGCGCAGCCAGCACCCCCGCGCAGAGGTCCAGCCTCGCGATCGGGACCTGAACCGCCTGCGCCTGCCCGATCCGAACGACGTCCACGTCCTTGCTGCCGCCATCGCCGGAAGCGCTGACGTGCTGTGCACGTTCAACGCTAAGGACTTCCCGCGCCATACGATGAGCGCAGAGGGGGTCGAGCGGCTCGATCCCGATCAGGTGTTGGCACGGCTGGACGACGATGGCGTGGCACAGGTCACCTCGCGCGTTCATGCCATGGCAGAGAAACTCTCGGGTGAGACCCTGCCCCTGCGTGCTTTGCTGAAACGCGCGCGGGTTCCTAAACTGGGCAAGCGTCTGGCGGGATAGCCAACCGGACGACATGAGTATTTGTGAAAACAAAGAAGAGCGCGGGTTTGCCCTGATCGCCCGCGCTGCGGCCAACTGGCAGGGCAGCCGCTTCTTCGTTTTGCGGCCATCGGCTCTCCAGCCTGTACCGCCCATCCAATTTGCCGGAAGAAAGTTAAGAACGCGTTACCGCTTCTTTGTTTTCACAAATACTCATGGCACGCGGCCCGTCGCGCGTCAGTTTTCCGGGAAGAAGCACGCCGCCGGATGGGGGGCGCCTTCCATGACCGGGCGCTCGGACCGACACCGATCCTGCGCTTTCCAGCACCTTGGCGCGAAAGCGCAGCCCGGCGGTACCGCTAGGGGGGACGGGATTTCGCCCACCAGCTTGATCCGTTCGCGTCGCGTCGCCGGGTCGGCCGACGGCGTGGCCGAGATCAGGGCCTTGGTGTAGGGATGACGGGGTGCGTCGAAGATCGCGTCCTTGGGGCCAAACTCCACCGGGCGGCCCAGATACATCACAAGGATATCGTCGGCCACGTGACGCACGACCGACAGGTCGTGGCTGATGAACAGGTAAGCCAGGTTCAGCCGCTGTTGCAGATCGTTCAACAGGTTCAGGATCTGGCTTTGGATGGACAGATCCAGCGCGGACACAGGCTCGTCCAGCACCAGCAGTTTCGGCTCTAGCATCAGGGCACGGGCCACTGCGATGCGCTGGCGTTGGCCGCCCGAGAACATGTGAGGATAGCGGTCGTAGTATTCCTCTCGCAGCCCCACCAGCCGCATCATCTCCAGCCCCTTTTCGCGCCGCTCCTTGGCGGTCATCTTGGGCCGGTTGATCTTCAAGGGCTCTTCGAGGATCGCGCCCACGCGCTGGCGCAGGTTCAGCGATCCGTAGGGGTCCTGGAACACGATCTGTACGTCGGTGCGCAAGGACGGCCATTGATCGGGCGTGACCGTTTGCCCGGCGATCGAGAACGAACCGCTGGTCGGCTCTTCGATCATCGTGACCAGCCGCGCGAGGGTCGACTTGCCGCAGCCTGACTCGCCCACGACCGCCAGCGTCTTGCCCGCCTCGACCTTGAAGGTCGTGCCCGCGACGGCTCGCACGATAGAGGGTTTGCCAAACAATCCGCCGCCGACTTCGTAGTCGCGGCCCAGATCGGTTGCTTCGATGACAGCGGTCATACCTGCGCCTCCTGCGCCGCGTGCAGCGGGTAGTGGCAGCGCGCGCGCCCTAGTTGATCGGGTTGCACCGGCGGCTCGACGGCGCGGCACGTGTCGTCCGCGAATTGGCACCGGGGCGAGAAAAGGCAGCCCGCGGGCCGGTCGTGCTGGCCGGGCACGACGCCGGGGATGGTGGGCAGCGTCTTCTCGGTCGCGCGTTCCGGCAAGGCGGCAAGCAAAGCTGCCGTATAGGGGTGGTGGGGCGTGTCGAAGAGGGCGCGGACCGGCTGGTCCTCTACCTTCTGGCCCGCGTATTGCACGGCGACTCGCTCGGCGGTTTCGGCGACAACGCCCATGTCGTGGGTGATCAGGATCAGGCCCATGCCCGTTTCTGCCTGCAGCCCTGTCAGCAGATCCAGGATTTGC
Protein-coding sequences here:
- the eda gene encoding bifunctional 4-hydroxy-2-oxoglutarate aldolase/2-dehydro-3-deoxy-phosphogluconate aldolase; its protein translation is MTPLAASQQTEKLCRLAPVIPVLVVHDAAHAKPLAEALVRGGLPVLEVTLRTPAALEVIAEMAQVEGGHVGAGTLLTPDDVSRAIEAGATFGVSPGMTDRLLTAAEEADLPMLPGAATSTEAMALLERGYSVQKFFPAEANGGAPALKAIGAPLPQIMFCPTGGVSLKNAPDYLGLSNTLCVGGSWVAPADKVAAGDWDGIADLAREASQLSR
- the edd gene encoding phosphogluconate dehydratase is translated as MPLHDTIARVTDRIVARSKDTRGPYMDRMARAAEAGPARAHLTCGNQAHAYAAMGGDKDTLAEGRQPNLGIVTAYNDMLSAHQPFERFPQQIKDAARAAGATAQVAGGVPAMCDGVTQGQPGMELSLFSRDVIALAAGVALSHNTFDAAIYLGVCDKIVPGLVIAAATFSHIPAIFLPAGPMTSGLPNDEKARVRQQFAAGEVGRDALMKAEMESYHGPGTCTFYGTANSNQMLMEFMGLHLPGASFVNPNTPLRDALTVAGTERAAQMTALGNDYRPAGQVLDEKAFVNGIVGLMATGGSTNLLIHLPAMARAAGVILDLEDFADISAATPQMAKVYPNGLADVNHFHAAGGLTYMIGELLDAGLLHADTTTVMGQGLGAYTQEPKLDDDRVKWQDAPRETQNDKILRPVGDPFQKTGGLADLQGNLGRAAMKVSAVKEQYHVIEAPCRIFEDQESVKAAFKNGEFTEDTIVVVRFQGPSANGMPELHSLTPMLAVLQDRGLRVALVTDGRMSGASGKVPAAIHLSPEAAHGGPIAKLQDGDVIRVDATNGTIDALGVDLDARTAVTRDLSANSFGIGREMFEVFRQNAGLASQGAGVVV
- a CDS encoding RSP_2647 family RNA methyltransferase, whose protein sequence is MKPQAIRHGFPWVYANEVVLDRRTKGVDPGALAVLEDAERRPMGVVAANPGSKIIGRMLDFDPDAVIDEGWLRLRVARALAHRERLYDAPFYRLIHAESDGLPGVIVDRFGDTVVIQPNAAWAEVLLEPLVAAVMAETGATTVVKSASGRARGLEGLDDVDAVLRGSLSGPVSVPMNGATYMADLEGGQKTGLFFDQRDNHAFVARLCKGARVLDVFSHVGGFALAALAAGADHALAVDGSAPALALAEDGAKASGLAERFETRKGDAFTTLEALAEEGAQFDMVVCDPPAFAPNKGARDAGLRAYERIARLAAPLVAANGYLTLCSCSHAADLASFRNASARGIGRAGRKGQIVYTGQAGPDHPLLPQLAESGYLKALVFRL
- a CDS encoding RSP_2648 family PIN domain-containing protein, with product MKVFLDACVLYPTVLREILTGCAAAGLFQAQWSPRVLEEWARAAARLGPEGERIARTEIALLRSQHPRAEVQPRDRDLNRLRLPDPNDVHVLAAAIAGSADVLCTFNAKDFPRHTMSAEGVERLDPDQVLARLDDDGVAQVTSRVHAMAEKLSGETLPLRALLKRARVPKLGKRLAG
- a CDS encoding ABC transporter ATP-binding protein produces the protein MTAVIEATDLGRDYEVGGGLFGKPSIVRAVAGTTFKVEAGKTLAVVGESGCGKSTLARLVTMIEEPTSGSFSIAGQTVTPDQWPSLRTDVQIVFQDPYGSLNLRQRVGAILEEPLKINRPKMTAKERREKGLEMMRLVGLREEYYDRYPHMFSGGQRQRIAVARALMLEPKLLVLDEPVSALDLSIQSQILNLLNDLQQRLNLAYLFISHDLSVVRHVADDILVMYLGRPVEFGPKDAIFDAPRHPYTKALISATPSADPATRRERIKLVGEIPSPLAVPPGCAFAPRCWKAQDRCRSERPVMEGAPHPAACFFPEN